The nucleotide window CACCTTCCAGAACCTAGGCGCAGCCAGCCTCTTAAGATGCTTTGAACCACCCATCTTACCCACAAGCTACACCTCCTAAGCAGGTTGAGCCTTTAGTCTCCTCTCCAAAGCTTCGACCCGTCTCTTGTCGTCCAAGTTGAGCTTAGTTATGATCACCTTAGATGGATGTATGGGTATGAAAACTCTCGTACCATCCACCTTCTCTCTCGTAACACCTTCTATGTATATACGCATCTTCTCATAATCAACTCGAGTAACGGTGCCTGTGAAGTCCTTGAAATCTCCCCTAACGATCTTAACAGTGTCGCCTCTACGTATGGGGAAGGACCTACGCTTGTATTTCTCTCTAAGCTCATCAGACAGATGAGCGGAAAGGAATTTACGAGCTAAATGCTTGGGAGCGTTATATAGCATACGCCTCTGCTTTCTTGGTTGTTTAGACTTGACCATAAATTTCACCCGCTAAACGACTATACTTGCCAAAGCGGCAAGCCTAGGCCATCTTTCCGCGGCCTCCAGAGCCACAGGTCCTCTGATCTCGGTACCCCTTATATCGCCTTCAGGCGTCAGCAGAACAGCTGCGTTGTCTTCGAAGCATATCCACGTGCCATCAGCTCTCTTGTAGGGCTTCCTCTGCCTGACTATAACGGCGTGCATGACTTGCCCCCTGAGGTCTACGACCCCTTTCTTAACGCTTACTACCACCATGTCTCCTACGGCCGCCGCCGGTAGTCTCTTAAGTCTCCCCTTATAACCTATAACGCCTATGATCTTCAAGACCTTAGCT belongs to Candidatus Bathyarchaeota archaeon and includes:
- a CDS encoding 50S ribosomal protein L24, whose amino-acid sequence is MVKSKQPRKQRRMLYNAPKHLARKFLSAHLSDELREKYKRRSFPIRRGDTVKIVRGDFKDFTGTVTRVDYEKMRIYIEGVTREKVDGTRVFIPIHPSKVIITKLNLDDKRRVEALERRLKAQPA
- a CDS encoding 50S ribosomal protein L14 — translated: MEYKPHIPRCLPVGAYIDCTDNTGAKVLKIIGVIGYKGRLKRLPAAAVGDMVVVSVKKGVVDLRGQVMHAVIVRQRKPYKRADGTWICFEDNAAVLLTPEGDIRGTEIRGPVALEAAERWPRLAALASIVV